One segment of Phragmites australis chromosome 13, lpPhrAust1.1, whole genome shotgun sequence DNA contains the following:
- the LOC133889092 gene encoding trihelix transcription factor GT-1-like isoform X2, which produces MLLSGPPAVPTPPLLLPESSGEDGHDSSRAAAVASAGSAPKKRAETWVQDETLSLIALRREMDAHFNTSKSNKHLWEAISSRMRDQGFDRSPTMCTDKWRNLLKEFKKARSHVRSSGGGAGGNGNAKMAYYKEIDDLLKRRGKTGAGAGGGGCGGAGKNPDSTSKIDSYLQFSTDKGFEDANIPFGPVEGGDNQGTFCGRIILVKWGEYIKRIGIDGTAEAIKEAIKSAFGLRTRRAFWLEDEDEVVRTLDKDMPIGTYTLHLDDGMTIKLCTFDNADRMTEDKTFYTEEDFRDFLSRRGWTLLREYGGYRIADTLDDLRPGAIYQGMRSLGD; this is translated from the exons atGCTCCTCTCAGGGCCGCCGGCGGTGCCCACCCCGCCGTTGCTCCTCCCGGAGAGCAGCGGCGAGGACGGCCACGACTCCTCCCGCGCCGCGGCGGTGGCATCGGCGGGCTCGGCGCCGAAGAAGCGCGCGGAGACGTGGGTCCAGGACGAGACCCTCAGCCTCATCGCGCTGCGCCGCGAGATGGATGCGCACTTCAATACCTCCAAGTCCAACAAGCACCTCTGGGAGGCCATCTCCTCCCGGATGCGGGACCAGGGCTTCGACCGCTCCCCGACCATGTGCACCGACAAGTGGCGCAACCTCCTCAAGGAATTCAAGAAGGCGCGCAGCCACGTGcgaagcagcggcggcggagccggcGGGAACGGCAACGCTAAGATGGCCTACTACAAGGAGATCGACGACCTGCTCAAGCGCCGCGGGAAGacgggcgccggcgccggcgggggAGGCTGTGGCGGAGCCGGGAAGAACCCCGATTCTACTTCCAAGATCGATTCCTACCTGCAGTTCTCGACAGATAAGG GCTTTGAAGATGCAAACATTCCCTTTGGTCCTGTTGAAG GTGGAGATAATCAGGGCACTTTTTGTGGGAGAATCATTTTAGTGAAGTGGGGTGAGTACATTAAAAGAATAGGAATTGATGGTACTGCTGAAGCAATTAAGGAAGCCATCAAATCAGCATTTGGACTAAGAACAAGACGTGCTTTCTGgcttgaagatgaagatgaggttgtccgtACCTTGGACAAGGATATGCCAATTGGAACATACACACTTCATCTTGACGATG GGATGACAATCAAACTGTGCACATTTGACAATGCAGACCGCATGACAGAAGATAAGACATTCTACACTGAAGAAGACTTCCGAGATTTCCTCTCACGGCGTGGTTGGACGCTCCTCAGGGAGTATGGTGGCTATAGAATTGCTGATACTCTGGATGATCTCCGTCCTGGTGCAATTTATCAGGGGATGCGATCACTTGGTGATTGA
- the LOC133888716 gene encoding mitotic spindle checkpoint protein MAD2 — MASRTASKDIITLRGSAAIVSEFFSYAANSILYNRGVYPEESFNKVKKYGLTMLLTQDEGVKAFIAGLTSQLSEWLEAGKLQRIVLVIMSKATSEVLERWNFNIETDAEVVEKEAIKEKSDKEIMREIQAIMRQVASCITYLPCLEEPCVFDVLAYTDTDVDAPGTWVESDAKLISNPQMVKLHSFDTKIHKVDTLVSYKKDEWDEDE; from the exons ATGGCGTCGAGGACTGCGTCCAAGGACATCATCACGCTgcggggctccgccgccatcgTCAGCGAGTTCTTCA GTTACGCGGCGAACAG CATCCTGTACAACCGCGGGGTGTACCCGGAGGAGAGCTTCAACAAGGTGAAGAAGTACGGGCTCACCATGTTGCTCACGCAGGACGAGGGGGTCAAGGCCTTCATCGCCGGCCTCACTTCCCAGCTCTCAG AGTGGCTGGAGGCCGGGAAACTGCAGCGGATAGTGCTGGTGATCATGAGCAAGGCCACCTCCGAGGTGCTCGAGCGGTGGAACTTCAACATCGAGACCGACGCCGAGGTCGTCGAGAAGGA GGCGATCAAGGAGAAGAGCGACAAGGAGATCATGAGGGAGATCCAGGCCATCATGCGCCAGGTCGCGTCCTGCATCACCTACCTCCCCTGCCTCGAGGAGCCAT GCGTGTTCGACGTGCTGGCCTACACCGACACGGACGTCGACGCGCCCGGCACCTGGGTCGAGAGCGACGCCAAGCTCATCAGCAACCCGCAGATGGTGAAGCTGCATTCGTTCGACACCAAG ATTCACAAGGTGGACACGCTGGTCTCGTACAAGAAGGACGAGTGGGATGAAGACGAGTGA
- the LOC133889092 gene encoding trihelix transcription factor GT-1-like isoform X1, protein MLLSGPPAVPTPPLLLPESSGEDGHDSSRAAAVASAGSAPKKRAETWVQDETLSLIALRREMDAHFNTSKSNKHLWEAISSRMRDQGFDRSPTMCTDKWRNLLKEFKKARSHVRSSGGGAGGNGNAKMAYYKEIDDLLKRRGKTGAGAGGGGCGGAGKNPDSTSKIDSYLQFSTDKGFEDANIPFGPVEANGRMLSIEDHLEDDRHPLPLTTADAVATNGVNPWNWRDTSTNGGDNQGTFCGRIILVKWGEYIKRIGIDGTAEAIKEAIKSAFGLRTRRAFWLEDEDEVVRTLDKDMPIGTYTLHLDDGMTIKLCTFDNADRMTEDKTFYTEEDFRDFLSRRGWTLLREYGGYRIADTLDDLRPGAIYQGMRSLGD, encoded by the exons atGCTCCTCTCAGGGCCGCCGGCGGTGCCCACCCCGCCGTTGCTCCTCCCGGAGAGCAGCGGCGAGGACGGCCACGACTCCTCCCGCGCCGCGGCGGTGGCATCGGCGGGCTCGGCGCCGAAGAAGCGCGCGGAGACGTGGGTCCAGGACGAGACCCTCAGCCTCATCGCGCTGCGCCGCGAGATGGATGCGCACTTCAATACCTCCAAGTCCAACAAGCACCTCTGGGAGGCCATCTCCTCCCGGATGCGGGACCAGGGCTTCGACCGCTCCCCGACCATGTGCACCGACAAGTGGCGCAACCTCCTCAAGGAATTCAAGAAGGCGCGCAGCCACGTGcgaagcagcggcggcggagccggcGGGAACGGCAACGCTAAGATGGCCTACTACAAGGAGATCGACGACCTGCTCAAGCGCCGCGGGAAGacgggcgccggcgccggcgggggAGGCTGTGGCGGAGCCGGGAAGAACCCCGATTCTACTTCCAAGATCGATTCCTACCTGCAGTTCTCGACAGATAAGG GCTTTGAAGATGCAAACATTCCCTTTGGTCCTGTTGAAG CAAATGGTAGAATGCTGAGCATCGAAGATCATTTGGAGGATGACAGGCATCCTCTTCCCTTAACAACTGCTGATGCAGTTGCAACGAACGGGGTCAACCCATGGAATTGGAGAGACACCTCAACTAATG GTGGAGATAATCAGGGCACTTTTTGTGGGAGAATCATTTTAGTGAAGTGGGGTGAGTACATTAAAAGAATAGGAATTGATGGTACTGCTGAAGCAATTAAGGAAGCCATCAAATCAGCATTTGGACTAAGAACAAGACGTGCTTTCTGgcttgaagatgaagatgaggttgtccgtACCTTGGACAAGGATATGCCAATTGGAACATACACACTTCATCTTGACGATG GGATGACAATCAAACTGTGCACATTTGACAATGCAGACCGCATGACAGAAGATAAGACATTCTACACTGAAGAAGACTTCCGAGATTTCCTCTCACGGCGTGGTTGGACGCTCCTCAGGGAGTATGGTGGCTATAGAATTGCTGATACTCTGGATGATCTCCGTCCTGGTGCAATTTATCAGGGGATGCGATCACTTGGTGATTGA